The following are encoded in a window of uncultured Sphaerochaeta sp. genomic DNA:
- the rpsI gene encoding 30S ribosomal protein S9 yields the protein MAKKEVKKVENLGHGVGRRKTAVARVYLREGEGKIVINGRDIDTYFGNPMLTYIVKQPLETTETTGKFDLLINVVGGGPSGQAGACRHGIARALCAHDEDYRPALHTAGFMTRDSRMVERKKYGQPGARRKFQFSKR from the coding sequence ATGGCAAAGAAAGAAGTAAAGAAAGTGGAAAATCTTGGTCATGGTGTTGGACGCCGTAAGACCGCCGTTGCTCGCGTTTACCTGAGGGAAGGCGAGGGCAAGATTGTCATCAATGGTAGGGACATCGATACCTACTTTGGTAACCCGATGCTCACCTATATCGTGAAGCAGCCGCTTGAAACCACTGAGACAACCGGCAAGTTTGACTTGCTCATCAACGTTGTTGGTGGAGGACCTTCTGGTCAGGCAGGCGCTTGCCGCCATGGTATCGCACGTGCACTTTGTGCCCATGATGAGGATTACAGACCTGCACTGCACACTGCTGGATTCATGACCCGTGACTCCCGTATGGTTGAACGTAAAAAGTACGGTCAGCCGGGTGCACGCCGCAAGTTCCAGTTCTCCAAGCGTTAA
- a CDS encoding regulatory protein RecX → MAFARIEKEPSRGGFRAVPQEGSPFSIPSELFVSKQLFIGQELSQEEFFHLKELQEQHLCKMQAMTYLARREHTAFELKIKLQKKSFSSRCIQNVLDLLKEENLLSEVRYALQFIESRQRKNPEGRAMMAQRLAAKGVDREAAERALDELYTEEQIIDYVERAYVLALRKVGKDKARMVLSKKGFSSYEVRLGLERLF, encoded by the coding sequence GTGGCATTTGCTCGCATCGAAAAGGAACCCTCTCGTGGTGGCTTCAGAGCCGTACCGCAGGAGGGTTCTCCTTTTTCAATACCCAGTGAATTATTTGTCTCAAAGCAGCTTTTCATAGGGCAGGAGCTCTCTCAGGAGGAGTTCTTTCACCTCAAGGAACTTCAGGAACAGCATCTTTGCAAGATGCAAGCAATGACCTATCTGGCTCGTAGGGAGCATACCGCCTTTGAGCTGAAGATTAAATTGCAGAAGAAGTCGTTCTCATCGAGGTGTATCCAGAATGTGTTGGATCTCTTGAAAGAAGAAAACCTGCTTAGTGAAGTGCGTTATGCCCTGCAATTCATCGAATCCCGTCAACGCAAGAATCCTGAGGGAAGAGCCATGATGGCCCAGCGGCTTGCAGCCAAGGGTGTGGATCGTGAAGCTGCCGAGAGAGCGCTTGATGAACTCTACACCGAGGAGCAGATCATCGACTATGTGGAAAGAGCCTATGTCCTTGCTCTGCGGAAAGTAGGGAAGGATAAAGCAAGAATGGTGCTCTCGAAGAAGGGTTTTTCTTCCTATGAGGTTCGTCTCGGTCTTGAGCGTCTCTTTTGA
- a CDS encoding phosphatase PAP2 family protein, whose translation MGNKRILVVVLLITLSISGIYSLQFEYDEDLSLASDVTLAMTMASPGMLVFESPASDYLAIGGSYGFTMVGAYFGVRTPLKAIIDRQRPYVGEDSRPDDTSEDYDSFPSGHALMAFASAAYTQTITSLWYPDSQVMRAASIAAWSLATATAVLRVVSGNHYPTDVLAGAAIGSALGFLGPYLTNRLFPHDDSVQILAGPNVGMRLAF comes from the coding sequence ATGGGCAATAAACGTATTCTTGTGGTGGTTCTTCTCATTACTCTTTCAATTTCAGGAATCTACTCCCTGCAATTCGAGTATGACGAAGATCTTTCACTGGCAAGTGATGTCACCTTGGCTATGACAATGGCCTCCCCTGGAATGCTCGTATTCGAATCCCCTGCCTCAGACTATCTGGCAATTGGTGGAAGCTATGGGTTTACCATGGTAGGAGCCTATTTCGGTGTACGTACTCCGCTTAAGGCAATCATCGACCGTCAGCGTCCCTATGTTGGGGAGGACTCCAGGCCGGATGACACCTCTGAAGATTATGACTCCTTTCCTTCAGGCCATGCATTGATGGCCTTTGCCTCTGCAGCCTATACCCAGACCATCACCAGTCTGTGGTATCCTGACTCCCAGGTGATGAGAGCGGCAAGTATTGCAGCCTGGTCATTGGCTACTGCCACAGCAGTACTACGCGTGGTAAGTGGAAATCATTATCCAACAGATGTCCTTGCTGGAGCAGCAATCGGAAGTGCTTTGGGCTTTCTCGGCCCTTACCTTACCAACAGGCTCTTTCCCCATGATGATTCTGTGCAGATCCTGGCCGGTCCAAATGTAGGGATGCGGTTAGCATTCTAA
- a CDS encoding TAXI family TRAP transporter solute-binding subunit: MNLMKKCLMISLISIMALSFGFAQGEKEASGAARPAFISIGTASAAGAYYPIGVALADVWNKTLPGTRFSSQETGGSVANLNMIASGELEMGMSNENVAYTAGLGQDPFKNPIDLKGGWILNNSNAIIVAMGDSGITSVSQLKGKKVSLGAPGSSANVFGELILASEGLEKGDYEQVFMGWQESADAMNDGFIDAALMVGGQPFPAVTSLSVRSDVQVLTFNTKRFRELSSYPYATDKIPADMYDMKQDGDSVIIRSVVYISPDLSDEIVYDMVKQVFENIPTLVSAHPSASGTRLFSEEAAKDISLEIHPGVIRYATEVGEW, from the coding sequence ATGAATCTAATGAAAAAGTGTTTGATGATTTCCTTGATTTCAATCATGGCTCTCTCCTTCGGTTTTGCGCAGGGAGAGAAAGAAGCAAGTGGGGCTGCAAGGCCTGCTTTTATCTCAATCGGAACTGCCTCTGCAGCAGGAGCCTATTATCCAATCGGTGTTGCCTTGGCTGATGTCTGGAACAAGACATTGCCGGGTACCCGCTTCAGTTCCCAAGAGACTGGCGGAAGTGTTGCAAACCTCAATATGATCGCCAGTGGAGAGTTGGAGATGGGCATGTCCAATGAGAACGTTGCCTACACTGCAGGGCTTGGACAGGATCCTTTCAAGAATCCAATTGATTTGAAAGGTGGTTGGATATTGAATAACAGTAACGCAATCATCGTGGCGATGGGAGATTCTGGGATTACCAGCGTTTCACAGTTAAAGGGAAAGAAAGTATCACTCGGCGCTCCTGGCTCCTCTGCAAACGTCTTTGGAGAACTCATTCTGGCTTCCGAGGGACTGGAGAAGGGCGACTATGAGCAGGTGTTCATGGGCTGGCAGGAATCGGCAGATGCAATGAATGATGGATTTATTGATGCTGCACTGATGGTTGGTGGTCAACCATTCCCAGCAGTTACCTCTCTTTCGGTCAGATCTGATGTACAGGTGCTCACCTTCAATACAAAGCGCTTCCGCGAGTTGAGTAGCTACCCATATGCTACCGACAAGATTCCTGCAGATATGTATGACATGAAACAGGATGGCGATTCAGTAATCATTCGTTCGGTTGTATACATCAGTCCAGATCTCTCTGATGAGATCGTATATGACATGGTTAAGCAGGTATTTGAGAATATCCCAACGCTTGTCTCTGCACACCCCTCCGCTTCTGGAACCCGTCTGTTCTCTGAAGAGGCTGCAAAGGATATCAGTCTTGAAATCCATCCTGGCGTAATCCGCTATGCAACAGAAGTAGGTGAATGGTAA
- a CDS encoding TRAP transporter fused permease subunit produces MTKFRETVAKVSWLLTLVFITFVQPLYLLPIEQQLPITLMLVMIGLFYHRPFIKVKEEKGKQGSIPMLILDSVFVVAAIVVGLYITLNYHAIIYRQGAFTGMDAVISVVAVVLVFDAVRRAVGWPLTIVCLVALAYALLGRLMPGALFHRGYSVNRISLQLALSYSGIYGIPLQIMVRYVILFIVFGALLQVSGAADFLVRFSTSFAGRYTGGLGKVAVVASGLVGSISGSAAGNVATTGSVTIPAMKGSGYEPHLAASVEAVASTGGQIMPPIMGAAAFLMADYLGIPYIQVVKAAVIPAFLYFFSAGAAIDIYARSKGIVGLPKDKIPPFWNVIKTGWVFLALILLVYGMLIAGASPTLAAFAGTMAAALLIVVRRVGLKALIDALYDGAQSAAKLCAVTAGAGIVVGIIQLTGLGAQLASFMVEVSQGHVFVLLILVMFASIIMGMGMPTTVVYVLLAALVAPALVALGIDVVGAHFFFFYFGVLAAITPPVALASYAAASIAKSDFDKTGWTAFKMALPAFIVPFFFVMNPALLMNGSVLEIIYASFTSAIGVWMISVATMNYFRGKLPLWARAVIILGAILLIGHSLVTDIAGYLVLAGLIFFGMRRKQVPPKQSEPLKA; encoded by the coding sequence ATGACAAAATTTCGTGAAACAGTAGCAAAGGTATCATGGTTGCTGACCTTGGTGTTCATCACTTTTGTTCAGCCACTGTATCTCCTTCCGATCGAGCAACAGCTTCCAATTACCCTGATGCTCGTCATGATTGGCCTCTTTTATCATAGGCCGTTCATAAAGGTGAAGGAGGAGAAGGGAAAGCAAGGTTCTATCCCAATGCTGATCCTCGACTCAGTATTCGTCGTTGCAGCGATTGTGGTAGGTCTCTACATCACACTCAACTATCATGCCATCATCTACCGACAGGGAGCGTTCACTGGGATGGATGCAGTAATCTCTGTTGTTGCAGTGGTACTGGTATTTGATGCAGTGAGAAGAGCTGTAGGTTGGCCACTGACCATTGTGTGTCTTGTTGCGCTTGCTTATGCACTTCTTGGAAGATTGATGCCGGGAGCTCTGTTTCACCGGGGGTATTCAGTAAATAGAATTTCCCTCCAGCTTGCCCTGAGTTATTCCGGAATCTACGGAATACCCCTGCAGATCATGGTTCGTTACGTGATTCTCTTCATCGTATTTGGAGCATTGTTGCAGGTAAGCGGGGCAGCTGATTTCTTGGTCAGATTCTCTACATCTTTCGCTGGTAGGTATACCGGTGGGCTTGGAAAGGTCGCTGTTGTTGCAAGTGGACTGGTTGGTAGTATCTCTGGAAGTGCTGCCGGCAATGTTGCTACAACGGGAAGTGTCACAATTCCTGCCATGAAAGGGTCCGGCTATGAACCTCACCTGGCTGCTTCGGTTGAGGCGGTTGCCTCAACCGGTGGGCAGATAATGCCACCGATCATGGGGGCAGCGGCATTCCTTATGGCCGATTACTTGGGTATTCCTTATATCCAGGTGGTGAAGGCTGCAGTCATTCCTGCTTTCCTGTACTTTTTCAGCGCAGGGGCTGCGATTGACATCTATGCCAGGTCAAAAGGGATTGTAGGCTTGCCGAAGGACAAGATTCCTCCCTTCTGGAATGTGATTAAAACCGGATGGGTATTCCTCGCATTGATTCTATTGGTCTATGGAATGCTGATTGCAGGGGCCTCTCCGACCTTGGCAGCTTTTGCTGGTACCATGGCGGCAGCTCTGCTGATTGTCGTGAGACGAGTAGGGCTTAAGGCTCTTATCGACGCACTGTATGATGGGGCTCAATCTGCTGCCAAACTGTGTGCAGTGACAGCAGGAGCAGGTATTGTGGTGGGAATCATCCAGTTGACTGGGCTGGGAGCCCAGCTTGCCAGCTTCATGGTTGAAGTGTCACAAGGGCATGTGTTTGTACTGCTCATTCTGGTTATGTTTGCATCAATCATCATGGGCATGGGTATGCCTACCACGGTAGTGTATGTCCTGCTCGCAGCCTTGGTCGCTCCGGCATTGGTTGCACTTGGTATTGATGTGGTTGGAGCACACTTTTTCTTCTTCTATTTTGGTGTCCTGGCTGCTATCACGCCACCGGTTGCACTTGCTTCTTATGCAGCTGCCTCAATTGCAAAGAGTGATTTTGACAAGACAGGTTGGACAGCATTCAAGATGGCCCTACCGGCTTTCATTGTTCCGTTCTTCTTTGTCATGAACCCGGCCCTTTTGATGAATGGCTCGGTGCTGGAAATCATTTATGCTTCCTTTACCTCCGCGATAGGGGTATGGATGATTTCGGTAGCAACCATGAACTATTTCAGGGGAAAACTTCCCCTCTGGGCAAGAGCTGTGATTATCCTCGGGGCGATATTGCTCATTGGCCATAGTTTGGTTACCGATATCGCAGGGTACTTGGTGCTTGCAGGTTTGATCTTCTTTGGAATGAGGAGAAAGCAAGTACCTCCAAAGCAGTCTGAACCTTTGAAAGCGTAA
- a CDS encoding amidohydrolase family protein, with translation MVSPGYIPFHPNPSKPEFTLPKGSVDSHCHVFGPGDVFPYAATSSYVPVDAPKELLFDRHKHLGIDRAVIVQASCHGTDNRAMIDALKTAGETYRGIAIVNSEITEAELKAMDEVGVRGVRFNFVKRLKARQPIETRMKILEKIKELPWHLVVYFEPADLAEIKDFLMEVPVPVVIDHMGCIPSDKGAQSKEFEELAELLKDDRFWIKVSCPERFSKQGPPYLDMDEVASELIRMIPDRVLWGTDWPHPNMKKEAPDDGILVDRIARICPDEQQQKALLIENPTRLYWG, from the coding sequence ATGGTCTCACCAGGATATATTCCGTTTCACCCAAATCCAAGCAAGCCAGAATTTACGCTGCCGAAAGGTTCCGTTGATTCCCATTGCCATGTCTTTGGACCAGGAGATGTGTTCCCCTATGCTGCTACAAGCAGCTATGTACCGGTTGACGCTCCCAAGGAGTTGCTCTTCGATCGACATAAACACCTCGGAATTGATCGCGCTGTCATTGTACAAGCCAGCTGCCATGGGACTGATAACCGAGCCATGATCGATGCATTGAAAACAGCCGGAGAAACGTACCGAGGGATTGCAATCGTCAATTCCGAGATAACTGAGGCTGAACTCAAGGCAATGGATGAAGTGGGGGTAAGAGGTGTTCGTTTCAATTTTGTAAAACGCTTGAAGGCCCGTCAGCCAATCGAGACTCGGATGAAGATCCTTGAGAAGATCAAAGAACTTCCCTGGCATCTGGTAGTGTACTTTGAACCGGCGGATCTTGCAGAGATCAAGGATTTTCTTATGGAGGTCCCTGTACCTGTGGTCATAGACCATATGGGGTGTATTCCTTCTGACAAGGGAGCACAGAGCAAGGAGTTTGAGGAACTTGCAGAGTTGCTGAAAGATGACCGGTTCTGGATAAAGGTAAGTTGTCCCGAGAGATTCAGTAAGCAAGGACCACCATATCTTGATATGGATGAAGTAGCCTCAGAGTTGATCAGGATGATTCCCGACAGAGTACTCTGGGGCACAGACTGGCCACACCCGAATATGAAGAAGGAAGCACCGGATGATGGGATACTGGTGGACAGGATTGCAAGGATTTGTCCTGATGAACAGCAGCAAAAGGCGCTGTTGATCGAGAACCCAACCCGCTTGTATTGGGGTTGA
- a CDS encoding PIG-L deacetylase family protein, producing the protein MSNDKSALVMSAHAADFVWRAGGAIALHQKAGYDVTVVCLSYGERGESAKYWKKGDVTIDQVKSERRKESEAAAKALNVHDIQFFDLGDYPLEMDREAKYRLVDVIRKVQPDFMMSHSFYDPYNTDHAYVTKALLECRMIAQAWGHNPGEKILGAPQVYLFEPHQTEQMQWKPDVFLDITEVWDQKRAAIECMQGQEHLWTYYTNLAQNRANHFRRNSGGQAGGKDAKYAEGFQSVFPRTVSSL; encoded by the coding sequence ATGAGTAACGATAAAAGCGCTCTAGTCATGAGTGCACATGCAGCAGATTTTGTTTGGAGAGCTGGTGGAGCGATTGCCCTGCACCAGAAGGCAGGCTATGATGTCACTGTTGTCTGTCTCAGTTATGGAGAACGAGGTGAAAGTGCCAAGTATTGGAAGAAGGGAGATGTGACAATCGATCAGGTAAAAAGTGAGAGAAGGAAAGAGTCGGAGGCGGCAGCAAAGGCGCTGAATGTCCACGATATCCAATTCTTCGACCTTGGTGACTATCCCCTTGAAATGGACAGAGAAGCGAAATACCGACTTGTTGATGTCATCAGGAAGGTTCAGCCGGATTTCATGATGAGCCACTCCTTCTATGATCCGTACAACACGGACCATGCATATGTAACCAAAGCACTTCTTGAGTGCAGGATGATTGCTCAGGCTTGGGGGCATAATCCGGGAGAGAAGATCCTTGGGGCACCCCAGGTGTATCTCTTCGAACCACACCAGACTGAGCAGATGCAGTGGAAGCCAGATGTTTTCCTTGATATCACAGAAGTGTGGGATCAGAAGCGAGCAGCAATTGAGTGCATGCAGGGCCAAGAGCATCTTTGGACCTACTACACCAATCTGGCACAAAATAGGGCAAACCATTTCAGACGGAATTCCGGGGGACAGGCTGGCGGAAAAGATGCCAAATATGCAGAGGGGTTCCAATCGGTATTCCCTCGAACAGTGTCCTCTTTGTAG
- a CDS encoding GntR family transcriptional regulator — MKGNGPSAAVYESLKKKIEAGSLSPSENLREVELANQYKVSRNTIKKALLMLERDTLVTIEQNKGAKVRSYSLDEVLDFLELRSVLEGFIIRLACAVLSESDIENMKRILDTMRVLKEKQELVSYSQHNQKFHQVIYDACPNKTATSLLMNLKNQMKKYNTKTILIPKRSDQSFGEHEAIFEAVKNHNCQEAEALMIIHIMNVRKVFQENYQLLL, encoded by the coding sequence ATGAAAGGTAATGGTCCCTCAGCAGCAGTATATGAAAGTCTTAAGAAAAAGATTGAAGCAGGCTCATTGTCTCCAAGTGAAAATCTCCGGGAAGTGGAACTGGCAAATCAGTACAAGGTAAGTCGGAATACTATCAAGAAGGCACTCTTGATGTTGGAACGGGATACCCTGGTTACCATTGAGCAGAATAAGGGAGCGAAAGTTCGCTCCTACTCGCTTGACGAGGTACTGGATTTCCTGGAACTAAGGAGTGTGCTTGAAGGGTTTATCATCCGGCTTGCCTGTGCAGTTTTGAGTGAGTCTGATATTGAGAATATGAAACGTATTCTGGATACGATGAGAGTACTGAAGGAAAAGCAGGAACTGGTTTCCTACTCTCAACACAACCAGAAGTTTCATCAGGTAATCTATGATGCTTGTCCCAACAAGACTGCAACCAGCCTGCTCATGAATCTCAAGAACCAGATGAAGAAGTACAATACCAAGACTATCCTGATTCCCAAGCGATCTGATCAGTCCTTCGGTGAACATGAGGCCATCTTTGAAGCAGTCAAGAATCATAACTGTCAGGAAGCAGAAGCCTTGATGATCATCCACATCATGAATGTCCGGAAGGTGTTTCAGGAAAACTACCAGCTCCTGTTATAG
- a CDS encoding 4-oxalomesaconate tautomerase, with translation MQKAIPYMHIRGGSSKGLFFNAGDLPQNMEEKDKILIAAMCGRGPADVRQIDGLGGADPLTSKVGIVSLSKRDDADLEYEFVQIVLGEGKADRTQNCGNILSGVVPFALETGMLPSQDPITEYRVFMVNSESLCKVRVSTPNGKITYAGDAAIDGVPGTSAPISCLYEGITGATCGALLPTGNKIDIIDDIPVTCLDNGMPVVLIRAEDLGKSGYETPDELSDDLELKQRLESIRLKAGHMMNLGDVREKVVPKMTLIAPPRAGGIVSTRSFIPHRVHAAVGVLAAVTVATGCLVPGTVAEKVAVLPEQYTGDSYLVEHPSGSIGVSLELETGADIPIVKSAGVIRTARSLSRGELLLPEEDNV, from the coding sequence ATGCAGAAAGCAATTCCCTATATGCATATCCGGGGAGGGAGTTCCAAGGGGCTCTTCTTCAACGCCGGTGATCTTCCGCAGAATATGGAAGAGAAAGATAAAATCCTCATTGCCGCCATGTGCGGGAGAGGTCCTGCAGATGTGAGACAGATCGACGGTTTGGGTGGAGCAGACCCGCTCACAAGCAAGGTTGGTATCGTCTCCCTCTCAAAGAGGGATGATGCAGACCTTGAGTATGAATTTGTCCAGATAGTCCTCGGTGAAGGGAAGGCTGACAGAACCCAGAATTGTGGCAATATTCTCTCCGGAGTTGTCCCCTTCGCACTGGAAACAGGCATGCTCCCTTCCCAGGATCCAATCACAGAATACCGGGTTTTTATGGTGAACAGCGAATCGCTTTGCAAGGTAAGAGTCTCAACACCGAATGGGAAGATTACCTATGCTGGGGATGCTGCAATTGATGGAGTACCTGGAACATCCGCACCGATCAGTTGCTTGTATGAAGGCATAACAGGAGCAACCTGTGGAGCATTGCTGCCTACAGGGAACAAAATCGATATCATTGACGATATCCCTGTCACCTGTCTCGATAACGGGATGCCGGTTGTGCTTATTCGAGCAGAAGATCTTGGCAAGAGTGGATATGAGACTCCCGATGAACTTTCTGATGACCTTGAACTCAAGCAGCGCCTTGAGAGCATCAGGCTGAAAGCAGGGCATATGATGAACCTGGGAGATGTACGTGAGAAAGTTGTTCCCAAGATGACACTCATAGCCCCCCCGCGAGCTGGAGGAATAGTTTCCACAAGAAGTTTTATTCCCCATCGGGTCCATGCTGCCGTTGGAGTCCTTGCAGCGGTCACTGTAGCAACGGGCTGTCTGGTACCTGGAACCGTTGCAGAGAAGGTAGCAGTACTACCAGAACAGTACACAGGTGATTCATACCTTGTAGAACACCCTTCGGGGAGCATCGGGGTAAGCCTTGAACTTGAGACAGGGGCAGATATCCCCATCGTCAAGAGTGCAGGAGTTATTCGAACTGCACGCTCTCTCAGCCGTGGAGAACTATTACTACCAGAAGAGGATAATGTATGA